A stretch of the Mycolicibacterium celeriflavum genome encodes the following:
- a CDS encoding alpha/beta hydrolase family protein produces the protein MNLEQIAGIAHAPDGDPAGVVVLTHGAGGSREAPLLKKICDEWAARGWLAVRYNLPYRRRRPKGPPSGSAKADQAGVVEAIGVARELADGPVIAGGHSYGGRMTSMVIAEGLADIDVLTLFSYPLHPPGKPERARTEHLPRIATPTVFTHGTADPFGSIDELRPAAALIGARTEVVEITGARHDLGSKALDVPTLAVDAAIRLLG, from the coding sequence GTGAACCTCGAGCAGATCGCGGGCATCGCGCACGCGCCCGATGGCGACCCCGCGGGCGTCGTCGTCCTCACCCACGGCGCGGGCGGCAGCCGAGAAGCGCCGCTGCTCAAGAAGATCTGCGATGAGTGGGCCGCCCGAGGTTGGCTGGCGGTGCGATACAACCTGCCGTACCGGCGGCGCCGCCCGAAGGGGCCGCCGTCCGGATCCGCCAAGGCCGACCAGGCCGGGGTGGTCGAGGCCATCGGTGTCGCTCGCGAACTCGCCGACGGTCCGGTCATCGCCGGTGGGCACTCGTACGGCGGCAGGATGACGTCGATGGTGATCGCCGAAGGGCTGGCCGACATCGACGTGCTGACGCTGTTCTCCTACCCGCTGCATCCGCCCGGCAAGCCGGAACGTGCCCGGACCGAACACCTCCCGCGCATCGCGACACCGACGGTGTTCACCCACGGCACCGCAGACCCGTTCGGTTCGATCGACGAATTGCGGCCGGCCGCCGCGTTGATCGGCGCGCGCACCGAGGTCGTCGAGATCACCGGCGCCCGGCACGACCTGGGCTCCAAGGCGCTCGATGTGCCCACGCTCGCGGTCGACGCCGCGATACGGTTGCTCGGATGA
- a CDS encoding DUF4190 domain-containing protein, which produces MTTPPGPPPPYGPPYGPPYGEQPNPYPPPGSPYPPPGSPYPPPYPPPYPPPPPPPYADQAPGYYPPPQQRPTNWWAIVALVFGLLGGVVISVVCGIVGLKKAKEGQGGRGLAIAGLVLSALWVVVIVAGLLFYFLISKGTVTATEVREGDCLADIPGDTRVRTVQTVACDETHAGEVFAVLQMPDGDFPGQAAIDAYAEKCAPELAAYSPAVMTDDSVQLYVLYPTEETWAEGDRAVTCVATLDPPRSGSIKG; this is translated from the coding sequence ATGACCACGCCCCCGGGCCCGCCCCCGCCGTACGGACCGCCGTACGGACCGCCGTACGGCGAGCAGCCCAACCCGTACCCGCCGCCCGGGTCCCCGTACCCGCCGCCCGGCTCCCCGTACCCGCCGCCTTACCCACCGCCTTACCCACCACCGCCTCCGCCGCCGTATGCGGACCAGGCGCCCGGCTACTACCCGCCGCCCCAGCAGCGGCCGACGAACTGGTGGGCCATCGTCGCGCTGGTCTTCGGTCTGCTCGGCGGCGTGGTGATCAGCGTCGTCTGCGGCATCGTGGGCCTGAAGAAGGCCAAGGAGGGCCAGGGCGGCCGAGGATTGGCGATCGCGGGCCTGGTGCTGTCGGCGCTGTGGGTGGTGGTGATCGTCGCCGGCCTGCTGTTCTACTTCCTGATCAGCAAGGGCACCGTCACCGCGACCGAAGTCAGGGAGGGCGACTGCCTCGCCGACATCCCCGGCGACACCCGGGTGCGCACCGTGCAGACCGTCGCGTGTGACGAAACCCACGCCGGTGAGGTGTTTGCGGTACTGCAGATGCCCGACGGCGATTTTCCCGGTCAAGCGGCGATCGACGCCTACGCCGAAAAATGCGCCCCGGAACTGGCGGCCTACTCGCCCGCAGTGATGACAGACGACTCGGTCCAGCTGTATGTGCTCTACCCCACAGAGGAGACGTGGGCGGAGGGCGACCGCGCCGTCACCTGCGTTGCGACGCTCGATCCGCCGCGGTCGGGGTCCATCAAGGGCTGA